The genomic DNA GTCCACCGATGCCAGGCGCTGCACGATATGCTGCGGTGGTGGCTGTCAAATCATTGCCACTCGGCTGTGACGGACAGGTGAAGACATCGATTACCGTTTGATGCCGGGAGGCATTTCCGGATGCTAAGGGGTCACCCATAACAGTTGCCGTAGACCCACCCCCGATACATGTCTGCTGGGTTCCATAAACACCTCCTGCATTGTCCGACATCGCAACGTTGAAATCGTATGCGTCATAAAGATTGGCTTGTTCCAGAAACGGCAACAGCATCAACAGACCGTTTGTGTTCATAACCTGACAATTGGCTTTGCCCGTGCCCGTATAGACAGTCGAGCAAACTCCCTTGTTGTACACAGAGGCTGGAAACACCCCATGGGTATCGTGATAATTATGCAAAGCGAGACCGAGTTGCTTGAAGTTGTTTTTACAGCTGGTTCTCCGAGCCGCTTCTCGGGCCTGTTGCACTGCAGGAAGCAGGAGTGCAACCAGTATGGCAATGATCGCGATCACGACCAAAAGCTCGATGAGTGTAAATCCCTTTTTGTTCTTCATTGGAATCCCCTATATTTAAAACAGATAAAATTTGCCATAGTGACGATATCTCGTTACATCATTCATTCTCAGCAAAACTTGAGCCACAATCGTTTTTAATTCAATATTCCCGGAAATCGCAGTCCGCAAATGGACAAATTGATTTCATGTGCTCGAAGCGTGAATCTTTTTCCAACACCGATGCACACATAAAAGGCAACGCTACAGGCCATGCCATCGCATTCATTCATAACGACGGAGTTCATTCCGCCAAACGGCTTGATCAATTCCGCGACGAAATCAGCCCGTCGTTAAAACCGCAGACTTCAACCACAGCTTTGAACGATTCGTTGAGCTCAGCACAGCGTTGCGTGAGTTGGTCAAAGAATT from Rubinisphaera italica includes the following:
- a CDS encoding DUF1559 domain-containing protein, whose protein sequence is MKNKKGFTLIELLVVIAIIAILVALLLPAVQQAREAARRTSCKNNFKQLGLALHNYHDTHGVFPASVYNKGVCSTVYTGTGKANCQVMNTNGLLMLLPFLEQANLYDAYDFNVAMSDNAGGVYGTQQTCIGGGSTATVMGDPLASGNASRHQTVIDVFTCPSQPSGNDLTATTAAYRAAPGIGGRKTSYDFIVYANYRHSDCNNWSTDTGSVRRIFGDNSKARMRDITDGTSNTFAMGEQKFEIHNGSANPYGYRGWLQPGIDPTFGINNHTYAGIDRSPKLGSWGYGGSYHVGGMQILMADGSVRFISENASSVTISNLCRMADGQVLGEI